The following coding sequences lie in one Arachis hypogaea cultivar Tifrunner chromosome 4, arahy.Tifrunner.gnm2.J5K5, whole genome shotgun sequence genomic window:
- the LOC112795957 gene encoding uncharacterized protein isoform X2 — MGEESGLNVMDMEEAQRAALFRDWENFKKFFANYNQALLKPMDMGLNTAFHVAMALESTRDAELLKELLEMVGEEERWQALRKANGDGDTLLHVAAASCKELNAVELVLDYEKKVQAPLEDEETEGDWKEKKISLVELRNDYEETPIFTASKEGNLKMLQHVAKGVGAADLRKHFYRGADKTSILHIAIIGQHFDVAVWLLEVDGSLANETDDSKFTSLQLLAKMPFVFPSHSQFSTLKSLIYYLLPEYEYQDFDHESIRVLRQGTESSNGIGNGNAHTSEWMVIHDIWQTKKQHKLVMHLTKSLVPKDYSWRETNIHVTSQRQRTVAVFPIFEVSVRQRLIQKKRDSRQDEKGGTQKVDATSYSPTPLLLAASTGIVEIIEEIIEVHPDAINHVGVKELDVLQVTVMTRQLEIFRFLKTCCGTSMMKKLAGRIGREGRTLLHYVAPMKYKRKHEAGVVYELQEELRWFERVRNITPSYLHIHCNDEKNQTGKELFETEHDAMLKSAQEWLKQTSQSCSAVAVLVATVVFAAIYQVPGGTDNNGVPKLIGSSVFWFFTIMDVLALGSSLSSVVMFLSILSSPFDMWQFRSSLPRRLSIGFTMLFFALITTMMSFTATILLTISRSLNSKRWSANLLYSVAFIPVTIFALMQFPLYMTFKRAATQVWSMFKRLVPRRVIKSTRRSGKRRFRRSVVKKFQHS, encoded by the exons ATGGGTGAGGAATCAGGGTTGAATGTAATGGACATGGAAGAAGCTCAACGAGCGGCTTTATTCAGAGACTGGGAGAATTTCAAGAAATTCTTCGCAAATTACAACCAGGCCTTGCTTAAGCCTATGGATATGGGCTTAAACACGGCCTTTCACGTTGCCATGGCCTTAGAGTCCACCCGCGACGCAGAACTACTGAAGGAGTTGCTGGAAATGGTTGGCGAGGAAGAGAGGTGGCAGGCGCTGAGAAAGGCGAATGGCGATGGGGACACGCTTCTCCACGTGGCGGCCGCAAGTTGCAAGGAGCTTAACGCAGTGGAGTTGGTGCTCGACTACGAGAAGAAGGTGCAGGCGCCGCTGGAGGATGAAGAAACAGAGGGGGATTGGAAAGAGAAGAAGATATCGTTGGTGGAACTGAGAAACGACTATGAGGAAACCCCGATTTTCACGGCTTCTAAGGAAGGGAATCTCAAGATGCTCCAGCACGTTGCTAAAGGTGTAGGCGCTGCTGACTTGCGAAAGCATTTCTACCGAGGTGCTGACAAAACTTCCATTCTTCATATTGCTATAATTGGACAACACTTTG ATGTTGCGGTTTGGTTGCTGGAAGTGGATGGTAGTTTGGCTAATGAAACGGACGATAGCAAATTTACGAGTCTTCAACTGTTAGCCAAGATGCCTTTTGTGTTCCCAAGCCATTCCCAATTCAGCACTCTCAAATCTCTCATATATTATT TGCTTCCGGAGTACGAGTACCAAGATTTTGATCATGAAAGCATACGGGTTCTCAGGCAAGGGACAGAATCATCAAATGGAATTGGAAATGGAAATGCACACACCTCAG AATGGATGGTGATACATGACATTTGGCAGACAAAGAAGCAGCACAAGTTAGTTATGCATCTAACCAAGTCATTAGTGCCAAAAGACTACTCATGGCGAGAAACTAACATTCATGTTACTAGTCAACGGCAACGAACGGTGGCTGTTTTTCCAATTTTTGAAGTCTCCGTTCGTCAAAGATTGATCCAAAAAAAGAGGGACAGCAGACAGGATGAGAAGGGTGGGACGCAAAAGGTAGATGCCACCAGTTATAGCCCTACGCCATTGCTCTTAGCAGCTAGCACCGGAATTGTGGAAATCATTGAGGAAATAATCGAAGTACACCCAGATGCCATAAACCATGTTGGTGTAAAAGAGCTTGATGTGCTTCAAGTTACAGTCATGACAcgacaacttgaaatttttcgaTTCCTAAAGACTTGCTGTGGCACTTCAATGATGAAGAAATTGGCGGGTCGAATCGGTAGAGAGGGTCGCACCTTGTTGCATTACGTTGCACCGATGAAGTATAAGAGAAAGCACGAGGCCGGCGTTGTATATGAACTACAAGAAGAGCTCCGTTGGTTCGAG CGTGTGAGGAACATAACCCCTTCATACCTTCACATACATTGCAATGATGAGAAGAACCAAACGGGAAAAGAACTATTTGAAACGGAGCATGATGCTATGCTAAAGAGCGCACAAGAATGGCTGAAGCAGACATCTCAATCATGCTCAGCAGTGGCTGTGTTAGTGGCCACCGTTGTGTTTGCAGCAATTTACCAAGTTCCAGGAGGAACTGATAACAATGGCGTCCCCAAACTGATAGGATCTTCCGTTTTCTGGTTCTTCACGATCATGGATGTTTTGGCACTTGGGAGTTCTCTGTCTTCAGTTGTGATGTTCCTCTCCATACTCTCATCTCCATTTGACATGTGGCAGTTCCGTAGCTCACTCCCTCGAAGGCTCTCGATAGGCTTCACCATGCTGTTCTTCGCGTTGATTACGACCATGATGTCCTTCACCGCAACCATTTTGCTCACCATAAGTAGGAGCCTGAATTCAAAAAGATGGAGCGCCAATTTGTTGTATAGCGTTGCGTTTATACCTGTCACCATATTTGCATTGATGCAGTTCCCACTCTACATGACTTTCAAGAGAGCCGCCACACAAGTTTGGAGCATGTTTAAGAGGTTGGTTCCAAGACGTGTGATCAAGTCAACTAGAAGGTCCGGGAAAAGAAGGTTTCGTCGCTCTGTTGTCAAGAAATTTCAACACTCCTAG
- the LOC112795957 gene encoding uncharacterized protein isoform X1 gives MGEESGLNVMDMEEAQRAALFRDWENFKKFFANYNQALLKPMDMGLNTAFHVAMALESTRDAELLKELLEMVGEEERWQALRKANGDGDTLLHVAAASCKELNAVELVLDYEKKVQAPLEDEETEGDWKEKKISLVELRNDYEETPIFTASKEGNLKMLQHVAKGVGAADLRKHFYRGADKTSILHIAIIGQHFDVAVWLLEVDGSLANETDDSKFTSLQLLAKMPFVFPSHSQFSTLKSLIYYLLPEYEYQDFDHESIRVLRQGTESSNGIGNGNAHTSVFTRINRAIWKFLAEEWMVIHDIWQTKKQHKLVMHLTKSLVPKDYSWRETNIHVTSQRQRTVAVFPIFEVSVRQRLIQKKRDSRQDEKGGTQKVDATSYSPTPLLLAASTGIVEIIEEIIEVHPDAINHVGVKELDVLQVTVMTRQLEIFRFLKTCCGTSMMKKLAGRIGREGRTLLHYVAPMKYKRKHEAGVVYELQEELRWFERVRNITPSYLHIHCNDEKNQTGKELFETEHDAMLKSAQEWLKQTSQSCSAVAVLVATVVFAAIYQVPGGTDNNGVPKLIGSSVFWFFTIMDVLALGSSLSSVVMFLSILSSPFDMWQFRSSLPRRLSIGFTMLFFALITTMMSFTATILLTISRSLNSKRWSANLLYSVAFIPVTIFALMQFPLYMTFKRAATQVWSMFKRLVPRRVIKSTRRSGKRRFRRSVVKKFQHS, from the exons ATGGGTGAGGAATCAGGGTTGAATGTAATGGACATGGAAGAAGCTCAACGAGCGGCTTTATTCAGAGACTGGGAGAATTTCAAGAAATTCTTCGCAAATTACAACCAGGCCTTGCTTAAGCCTATGGATATGGGCTTAAACACGGCCTTTCACGTTGCCATGGCCTTAGAGTCCACCCGCGACGCAGAACTACTGAAGGAGTTGCTGGAAATGGTTGGCGAGGAAGAGAGGTGGCAGGCGCTGAGAAAGGCGAATGGCGATGGGGACACGCTTCTCCACGTGGCGGCCGCAAGTTGCAAGGAGCTTAACGCAGTGGAGTTGGTGCTCGACTACGAGAAGAAGGTGCAGGCGCCGCTGGAGGATGAAGAAACAGAGGGGGATTGGAAAGAGAAGAAGATATCGTTGGTGGAACTGAGAAACGACTATGAGGAAACCCCGATTTTCACGGCTTCTAAGGAAGGGAATCTCAAGATGCTCCAGCACGTTGCTAAAGGTGTAGGCGCTGCTGACTTGCGAAAGCATTTCTACCGAGGTGCTGACAAAACTTCCATTCTTCATATTGCTATAATTGGACAACACTTTG ATGTTGCGGTTTGGTTGCTGGAAGTGGATGGTAGTTTGGCTAATGAAACGGACGATAGCAAATTTACGAGTCTTCAACTGTTAGCCAAGATGCCTTTTGTGTTCCCAAGCCATTCCCAATTCAGCACTCTCAAATCTCTCATATATTATT TGCTTCCGGAGTACGAGTACCAAGATTTTGATCATGAAAGCATACGGGTTCTCAGGCAAGGGACAGAATCATCAAATGGAATTGGAAATGGAAATGCACACACCTCAG TGTTTACAAGAATCAACCGTGCTATTTGGAAGTTTCTTGCTGAAG AATGGATGGTGATACATGACATTTGGCAGACAAAGAAGCAGCACAAGTTAGTTATGCATCTAACCAAGTCATTAGTGCCAAAAGACTACTCATGGCGAGAAACTAACATTCATGTTACTAGTCAACGGCAACGAACGGTGGCTGTTTTTCCAATTTTTGAAGTCTCCGTTCGTCAAAGATTGATCCAAAAAAAGAGGGACAGCAGACAGGATGAGAAGGGTGGGACGCAAAAGGTAGATGCCACCAGTTATAGCCCTACGCCATTGCTCTTAGCAGCTAGCACCGGAATTGTGGAAATCATTGAGGAAATAATCGAAGTACACCCAGATGCCATAAACCATGTTGGTGTAAAAGAGCTTGATGTGCTTCAAGTTACAGTCATGACAcgacaacttgaaatttttcgaTTCCTAAAGACTTGCTGTGGCACTTCAATGATGAAGAAATTGGCGGGTCGAATCGGTAGAGAGGGTCGCACCTTGTTGCATTACGTTGCACCGATGAAGTATAAGAGAAAGCACGAGGCCGGCGTTGTATATGAACTACAAGAAGAGCTCCGTTGGTTCGAG CGTGTGAGGAACATAACCCCTTCATACCTTCACATACATTGCAATGATGAGAAGAACCAAACGGGAAAAGAACTATTTGAAACGGAGCATGATGCTATGCTAAAGAGCGCACAAGAATGGCTGAAGCAGACATCTCAATCATGCTCAGCAGTGGCTGTGTTAGTGGCCACCGTTGTGTTTGCAGCAATTTACCAAGTTCCAGGAGGAACTGATAACAATGGCGTCCCCAAACTGATAGGATCTTCCGTTTTCTGGTTCTTCACGATCATGGATGTTTTGGCACTTGGGAGTTCTCTGTCTTCAGTTGTGATGTTCCTCTCCATACTCTCATCTCCATTTGACATGTGGCAGTTCCGTAGCTCACTCCCTCGAAGGCTCTCGATAGGCTTCACCATGCTGTTCTTCGCGTTGATTACGACCATGATGTCCTTCACCGCAACCATTTTGCTCACCATAAGTAGGAGCCTGAATTCAAAAAGATGGAGCGCCAATTTGTTGTATAGCGTTGCGTTTATACCTGTCACCATATTTGCATTGATGCAGTTCCCACTCTACATGACTTTCAAGAGAGCCGCCACACAAGTTTGGAGCATGTTTAAGAGGTTGGTTCCAAGACGTGTGATCAAGTCAACTAGAAGGTCCGGGAAAAGAAGGTTTCGTCGCTCTGTTGTCAAGAAATTTCAACACTCCTAG
- the LOC112795956 gene encoding pyrophosphate--fructose 6-phosphate 1-phosphotransferase subunit beta — protein sequence MAPSYVPNGNLSAGSSVTGRFANVYSEVQSSRVHHSLPLPSVLKTSFSLVDGPRSSAAGNPDEIAKLFPHLFGQPSATLVPSETPLPDQKLKIGVVLSGGQAPGGHNVISGIFDYLQERAKGSTLYGFRGGPAGIMKCKYVELNSDYIYPYRNQGGFDMICSGRDKIETPEQFKQAEETTKKLDLDGLVVIGGDDSNTNACLLAENFRSKNLKTRVIGCPKTIDGDLKCKEVPTSFGFDTACKIYSEMIGNVMVDARSTGKYYHFVRLMGRAASHITLECALQTHPNITIIGEEVAAKKLTLKNVTDYIVDVICKRAAVNYNYGVILIPEGLIDFIPEVQQLIAELNEILAHDIVDEGGLWKKKLTDQSLKLFEFLPQAIQEQLMLERDPHGNVQVAKIETEKMLIQMAETELEKRKQEGKYRGEFRGQSHFFGYEGRCGLPTNFDATYCYALGYGAGALLHSGKTGLISSVRNLCAPVEDWIVGGTALTSLMDVERRHGKFKPVIKKAMVELQGAPFKKFASLRDEWALKNCYVSPGPIQFSGPGSDAVSHTLRLELESQA from the exons ATGGCGCCATCTTACGTACCTAACGGCAACCTCTCCGCCGGTAGTTCAGTCACCGGCCGCTTTGCCAATGTCTACAGTGAGGTTCAGAGCAGCCGCGTTCACCACTCTCTCCCACTCCCCTCCGTTCTCAAGACCTCCTTCTCCCTCGTCGACGGTCCCCGGAGCTCCGCCGCCGGCAATCCAG ATGAGATCGCTAAGCTGTTTCCTCATTTGTTCGGACAACCGTCTGCGACGTTGGTCCCTAGCGAGACACCGCTTCCGGATCAGAAGTTGAAGATCGGCGTGGTCTTGTCCGGAGGTCAGGCTCCCGGAGGCCACAACGTTATCTCTGGAATCTTTG ATTACCTGCAAGAGCGCGCAAAAGGAAGCACATTGTATGGTTTCAGGGGTGGTCCTGCCGGCATCATGAAATGCAAATACGTTGAACTCAACTCCGACTATATTTATCCTTATAGAAATCAG GGTGGCTTTGACATGATTTGCAGTGGGAGGGACAAGATTGAAACTCCAGAGCAG TTCAAACAAGCTGAAGAAACAACAAAGAAGCTAGACTTGGATGGGCTTGTTGTTATTGGTGGAGATGACTCAAACACAAATGCATGCCTACTTGCTGAGAACTTCAG AAGCAAAAATCTGAAGACTCGCGTGATTGGATGTCCTAAAACTATTGATGGTGATTTAAAGTGCAAAGAAGTTCCTACCAGTTTTGGTTTTGATACCGCATGCAAG ATATACTCTGAAATGATTGGAAATGTTATGGTAGATGCCCGATCAACAGGAAAATATTACCATT TTGTGCGGCTTATGGGGCGTGCAGCTTCACACATTACACTGGAATGTGCTTTACAAACCCACCCAAACATTACTATTATTGGAGAAGAG gTTGCTGCCAAGAAGTTGACACTGAAAAATGTCACAGACTATATTGTAGATGTTATTTGTAAAAGAGCTGCAGTTAATTACAATTATGGGGTCATTCTTATCCCTGAAGGTTTAATTGATTTCATTCCTGAG GTCCAGCAACTTATTGCAGAACTAAATGAAATTCTGGCCCATGATATTGTGGATGAGGGTGGATTATGGAAGAAGAAACTCACTGATCAGTCACTGAAGCTTTTTGAATTCTTACCTCAAGCAATTCAAGAGCAATTGATGCTTGAAAGGGATCCACATGGAAATGTTCAG GTTGCCAAGATAGAAACAGAGAAAATGCTTATTCAAATGGCTGAAACTGAGTTGGAGAAGAGAAAGCAAGAGGGAAAATATAGAGGCGAATTTAGAGGGCAATCTCACTTTTTCGG TTACGAAGGGAGATGTGGATTGCCAACTAATTTTGATGCTACTTATTGCTATGCTCTTGGTTATGGTGCTGGAGCCCTCCTTCACAGTGGGAAGACTGGATTAATATCATCA GTTAGGAATCTCTGTGCACCTGTTGAAGACTGGATTGTTGGTGGAACTGCACTCACCTCACTGATGGACGTAGAGAGAAGACATG GTAAGTTCAAGCCCGTGATCAAGAAGGCAATGGTAGAGCTTCAAG GGGCacccttcaaaaagtttgcctcCTTGAGGGATGAGTGGGCCCTAAAAAATTGCTACGTCAGTCCAG
- the LOC112795958 gene encoding light-induced protein, chloroplastic, translating to MASSSSLSQLRCRNLSCSLAPIPSSSCLVPTPSILHLGVFTKPVGKPIVGVSSDAPRAVFCVRAVTNEEEGGYSGVAVVEETEAGRLKKALVDSFYGTDRGLKASSDTRAEIVELITQLEAKNPTPAPTDALTLLNGKWILAYTSFAGLFPLLSSGTLPLVKVEEISQTIDSESFTAQNSVRFAGPLATTSISTNAKFEVRSPKRVQIKFEEGVIGTPQLTDSLVIPENVEFLGQKIDLTPFKGILTSVQDTASSVARTISSQPPLKFPISYSNAQSWLLTTYLDDELRISRGDGGSVFVLIKEGSSLLS from the exons atggcttcttcttcctcacttTCTCAGCTTCGATGCAGAAACCTCTCCTGCTCCCTCGCCCCTATCCCCTCCTCCTCCTGCCTCGTTCCCACTCCTTCCATTCTCCATCTCGGAGTATTCACCAAGCCCGTCGGAAAGCCCATCGTCGGGGTCTCTTCGGATGCCCCGAGGGCGGTGTTCTGCGTGAGAGCCGTTACGAACGAGGAGGAGGGCGGTTATTCGGGAGTGGCGGTTGTGGAGGAGACGGAGGCTGGGCGGCTGAAGAAGGCGCTGGTGGATTCGTTTTACGGGACTGATCGTGGATTGAAGGCTTCCAGCGACACGAGAGCTGAGATTGTTGAGCTTATCACTCAGCTCGAGGCAAAGAATCCTACCCCTGCTCCCACCGATGCGTTGACTCTCCTCAACGGAAAATGGATCCTCGC GTATACCTCCTTTGCAGGGTTGTTCCCGTTGTTGTCAAGCGGAACACTTCCATTGGTGAAGGTAGAGGAAATATCTCAGACCATTGATTCCGAGAGTTTCACCGCCCAAAACTCCGTTCGCTTTGCCGGTCCCTTGGCCACCACCTCCATCAGCACAAATGCAAAATTTGAAGTCCGCAGCCCAAAACGTGTTCAG ATCAAGTTTGAGGAAGGGGTCATTGGCACTCCACAGTTGACAGACTCATTGGTTATACCAGAAAATGTGGAATTCTTGGGGCAGAAGATTGATCTCACACCCTTCAAGGGCATACTCACCTCTGTCCAAGACACGGCATCTTCTGTCGCAAGAACTATCTCCAGCCAGCCTCCGTTGAAGTTCCCGATCTCCTACAGCAACGCTCAGTCGTGGTTGCTCACCACCTACCTGGACGATGAACTTCGCATCTCCAGGGGTGACGGTGGAAGTGTCTTCGTTCTTATCAAGGAAGGAAGCTCTCTCTTGAGCTGA